The genomic segment CGATACGCGTTACTGTCATGATGCTCTGCTGAGGAAAAAAATAAAGCCGCTTATCCCACCGCGAAGTGGTGCGCAATATTGGCCAGCTCGATACCATGAGCGTAACCATACGGTGGCAAATCAGCATCTGAGCGGCAATAACGATACCTGGAAAAAGAAAGTAGGTTATCACCGGCGTTCACTGGCTGAAACGGCCATGTTCCGGTTTAAAACACTTCTGGGTGGTCATCTGAGTCTGCATGACTATGACGCGCAGGTAGGTGAGGCTATGGCAATGGTCAAAGCGCTTAACCGGATCACGCTGTGTAGGAATGCCAAACAACGTCCGCATCATGTAACAATCGCCCTGATAGGGAGGAAGTCGTCACAAATTTCGAATTTATTCAACAAAGCGCTGTGTACCTTAAAAATTAAAGGCGCAGATGCTTTACAGGAGATCTTCGATGGGATACGCTTTGTGTCGAGATCTCATGAAAGCAAATGAAACCTGTTTTCAATTCGGCCCTGGTAGGACCCTGTACACGATTCTGTGTAAATGCCTTTTCTCAGAAGTGACCGTCCAGGCGGTCGCCGAACTCGATAATAAAGCGGCTCATTGCCATGCGCCAGTCCCTCAAAGGCATTGTCCATTTCTGTGAGGCCGCCTGTATCGCCAGCCAAACCACCTTTTTCACTGCGTCGTCGGTCGGGAACACCTTGCGCTTTTTGATGGCATGCCGGATCACGCTGTTTAACGACTCGATGGCGTTGGTCGTGTAGATCACCTTGCGGATGTCCGTTGGGTAGGCAAAGAACGTGGCCAGATTGGCCCAGTTTGCCTGTCAGCTTTGACTTATTTGTGGGTAGCGGATGTCCCAGGCACTGGAGAACGCTTCCAGCGCCTGCAAGCCGGCTTCTTCCGTAGGGGCCTGATAGATAGCTTTCAGGTCGCGGGTGACGGCCTTGTAGTCCTTCCAGGAGACGAACCGCAGGCTGTTGCGCACCATATGCACGATACACAGCTGGAGCCGCGCTTCCGGATACACCGCGTTAATAGCGTCAGGGAAACCTTTCAGCCCGTCTACGCAGGCGATAAGGATATCGTTCAGGCCGCGGTTTTTCAGCTCTGTCAGCACGTTCAGCCAGAACTTTGCGCCTTCATTTTCGGCCAGCCACATACCTAGCAACTCTTTCTGGCCTTCGATGTTGATGCCCAGCGCCAGGAACACAGATTTGTTGATGATGCGGCTGTCCTGCCGGACTTTTAGAACGATACAGTCAAGATAAACAATGGGATAGACTGCATCCAGAGGCCGGTTTTTCCATTCGACAACCTGCTCCATGACCGCATCGGTGACCTTTGAGACCAGCGCCGGCGAGACATCGGCGTCATACAGCTCTTTGAACGCGGCGGCGATCTCGCGGGTGGTCATCCCTTTGGCGTACAACGATAAAATCTGGTTATCCATCCCGGTAATCCGGGTCTGGTTCTTCTTCACCAGTTGCGGTTCAAAGGAACCGTCACGATCGCGTGGAGTACGCAGCGCCAGCGGGCCATCGCCAGTGGTAACGGTTTTTGTGGAATAGCCGTTGCGGGCGTTGGTCCCCGGTTTAGGCTGATTTTTATCGTAGCCGAGGTGATGGGTCATTTCGGCATTGAGAGCTGCTTCGACGCTAATTTTTTTCAGCAGCCGATCGAAGTGACTGAGATCTTCAGGGGTTTTGAGATTTTTGGCCAGTTCGTTAGCCAGAGCCTGCAACTGTTTTTCGTCCATAAATTAACCTGTTTTTGATGTTGGATTGAACATATCAAAATCAGGCAAATACACAAATTTCTAAACAGGCTCCTGCATGGACTGAGAGTACACCACCTGAACATCGTGGCCGGCCGCTTCACTACACCGATATGGCCATTGCCACGGTTCTGATGATAAAGCGCGTGTTTAACCTTTCGCTCCGGGCGTTACAGGGTTTCGTTGACGCGATTTTTAAACTGATGGGGCTGTCGCTGCGCTGCCCAGATTACTCTCTGGTCAGACGGCGAGCAAAAACCGTCGACATCAGCATAAAAACGCCAACCCGCGGCGAAATCTCACACCTGGTCATCGATGGCACCGGCCTGAAAATCTTCGGCGAAGGCGAATGGAAAGTCAGGCAGCATGGGGCTGAGAGGCGCAGAGTATGGCGCAAGCTTCATCTGGCAGTAGATAGCGCGACACATGAAATTATCTGTGCCGATTTATCGCTAAGCGGTACGACAGATGCGCAGGCGCTGCCCGGGCTGATTAACCAAACCCACCGGAAAATCAGGGAAGCGTCGGCTGACAGTGCTTACGATACGCGTTACTGTCATGATGCTCTGCTGAGGAAAAAAATAAAGCCGCTTATCCCACCGCGAAGTGGTGCGCAATATTGGCCAGCTCGATACCATGAGCGTAACCATGCGGTGGCAAATCAGCATCTGAGCGGCAATAACGATACCTGGAAAAAGAAAGTAGGTTATCACCGGCGTTCACTGGCTGAAACGGCCATGTTTCGGTTTAAAACACTTCTGGGTAGTCATCTGAGTCTGCATGACTATGACGCGCAGGTAGGTGAGGCTATGGCAATGGTCAAAGCGCTTAACCGGATCACGCTGTTAGGAATGCCAAACAGCGTCCGCATCATGTAACAATCGCCCTGATAGGGAGGAAGTCGTCACAAATTTCGGATTTATTCAACAAAGCGTGTTTGGGGCTTTCTCTTTCTGATGTTCTGGAGAAATTTAGAGCATTAAATCATGGAGTTTCCCATATAGTAGCTGACGAAAAATATAGTATGTTTGCTAAAAGAACAATTTCCGAAGCATTTATGAAAGCTCGCCGTGCCTCTGGATTGACGTGGGAGGATACCGCTCCTTATTTTCACGAAATCAGAAGTTTGGCAGCACGCTTGTATACAGAGGAAAAAGGAAAAGATTATGCTCAAAAACTGTTAGGACATAAGTCATCCGAGATGACTGATAAGTACCGGGATGTAAGAGGTGCGGAGTGGACGGAGGTATGATTATTTCGATCGAATTTCGAGTAATTTCGATCGATTGATTATAATGCATTAAATGTAAAGGCTAAATTTTTAACGCCACTGCTGCGCCAGCAGTAGCGCCTCGGTCAGCCCGCCGGTTTTATCCAGCTTGATATTGATCATTTCATAACTGCCCTGTAGCGTCGCCAATTGGTCACGGGTATGACAACTCTCATCCGCGCAAATCGGCAACGGATGGATAAAATGCTGCAACGCCGCGTCGTGCTCCGCCGGCAGCGGTTGCTCCAGCATCGCCGCGTCGCCTCCGCCATCGTCTGCGGCTCATCGATACTCAGGGTCTGCGCCGTGGCGATCCGCGTCGGCAGCGCGACACCGGCATATTCCGCCAGCGTTTGGCCGGCCGCCTGGCGCTCCAAATCCCACAGCGCGCTATCGATGGCATTGCGCGCAGCGCCGGCGGGCAGCAATTGCAGCAAGACGTCCCGGCTTATGCCCTGTTCGATGCCGTGCAGGACGCTGTTGATTTGCCCGATAACCGAGGCCTCGGTTTCGCCATAACGGGGATAGGGCGTACATTCACCGATACCATGCAGCCCATCTTGCTCGATGTCCACTACCACCACCCGGGCTTCGGTACGCTCGCCGCGCGCGATGACGAACGGCGTTCGCAACGGCCAGGCCTGCGGGTAAAAACGCATTACTCTCATCGGGCATCCTCGGATCAATTAGCGGCAAAACACCGCCTATCGGCAGGGATAAGAAGAAATTTCGTAATTCAACGCAATTAGGCTTATTCTGTTAATGACTTGTACACTATCACCCAAAAGGATGCGATTCATGTCACAGACTATTACTTTGAAAGGCCAGCCGGTGACCGTAGCCGGTACGTTTTTGGCGCCGGGTGCCAAAGCGCCGGATTTTTTACTGGTCGCCACCGATTTGTCCGATGTGACCTTGAAAAGTTACACCGGAAAACGCAAGGTTCTTAATATATTCCCGAGCGTGGACACCGGCACCTGCGCAACGTCGGTCCGCAAGTTCAATCAATTGGCGGGATCGCTCGACAATACGCTGGTACTCTGCATCTCCGCCGACCTGCCGTTTGCTCAGAAACGATTTTGCGGCACCGAGGGGCTAGAGCGGGTCATCGCCCTGTCTACTCTGCGCGACCCGGCATTCCGCCAGCATTATGGTGTAGCGATAGACGATGGACCGATGAAAGGTTTGGCGGCGCGCGCGGTGGTGGTATTGGACGAACACGACAGCGTCATTTACAGCCAACTGGTCGGCGAAATTGCCACAGAACCGGATTACGATGCGGCGCACGCCGCGCTGCACGCCTGAGCGAGCGCGGCAAACGCAGGATAGACGGTGGACACTTTGGCCGATCCGCGCCGGCTTGCCGCCCTCGGATTAACCGACCCCGGCTGGCGCCGCGCTGACGTCGCCGGCTCGTCACGCGCCCCGCTGGACAGAGCCGCTTGGCCGGCGCTCCGTTGAGGTGAACGCGTTATGTGGGCATCCGCCGGGCTAGATCGCGGGATCCTCATCCGTTTTCTTGCCGCTCAAACCATATTCCCGTAATTTATTGGCAATGGCGGTATGAGATACCCCCAGCCGTTTCGCCAATTTGCGGGTACTGGGATAGGCACCATAGAGGCGCGTCAACACGGAACGCTCGAACCGTTTGCTGATGTCATCCAGCGAACCGTCCAAGAGATCGTCCGTCAACGTCAGCGCCTGGCTGAAGTCGGGCAGGTCAATATCCTCGGCGCATAATGTCGCCCCTTCCCGCTGCGCCATGGCGCGATACAGCGCATTTTTCAACTGTCGCACGTTGCCCGGCCAGGGATAAAGCGTCAACGTGGCGGCCAGATCCGGCGCCAAACGCGGCAGCGCCACCCCTTGTTCGTCGCAGAAACGGGCGACGAACATCGATGCCAGCGGCATGATATCTTCGGGGCGCTCGCGCAACGGCGGGATAGTCAAGGTGAGCACATTCAGGCGATAATACAAGTCTTCGCGGAAATGGCCGTCCCGTACCAGCTCCAGAAGATTTTTCTGCGTGGTGCAAATGACCCGCACATCCACGTGCATTTCCTTGTCTTCCCCCACGCGCCGGAAGGTGCCGTCATTGAGAAAGCGCAATAACTTATTTTGCATGCGCGGCGACATTTCCGCTATCTCATCCAACAGCACCGACCCGCCGTCCGCCTGTTCAAAAAAGCCTCTTTTACTCTCGAGCGCGTTGGGATAAGCGCCGGCGGCATGGCCAAACAGCTCGCTTTCGGCCACTTCGTCGGGCAAGGCGGCACAATTGAGCGCCAAAAAGGGCTTACGGCCACGGGCGCTGCGCAGATGGCAGGCGTGCGCTAACAAATCTTTACCGGTACCGGTTTCGCCCATGATCAGCAGCGGCGCGCCCAGCATCGCCAGCTTTCGGGCGTGATTGATAACCTGGCGCATACGCTCGCTGCTGGCCAGCAGGTGACTGAACGCGCTGTCGTCGTGAACGGAATGGTCTTTTAATTGCCGGTCCATGCGCACCGCCGATTTCAACATGACCACACCGCCGACGGTGGCGATATTGCCGTCGTCCCCCGGCAATTGCACGGGGGTGATATCCAGCAGGAAATCCTGACCGGCAATCACGACCCGTTCGGCGGCCGGCTGCGGCCGGGCATCCTCCAGCCACCGATTGAAATCAAAACCGCCCACCAGCGAGGATACAGACTGGCCGGCGAGTTTCTCTTCGCTGAGATTGAACAAGAGCGCCGCCGCCGGGTTGGACAGTGCGACCCGACCTTTGAGATCGATAGACAATACGGCTTCCGGCATGGCGGCAAGAATGGCCTGCATCGCGCGCGAGTCGCGTTCGGTGGGCACAAAAGCGACGGTACGCACATCGGTCACGCCGTCTATCCGGCGAATCTCCGCCATCAATGAGCGGAACACATCGAATTCCAACTGCGTAAAATTAAGATAAACGCGCCCGGCGGCGACGACCCCGATGCCGCGCAAATTGATTGTACGCGACACCAGTAAATCCAATATTTCCCGCACCAGGCCCAAACGGTCCTGACAAGCTACTTCTAAACGCATGTATTGCCTCGCTCAAGCGATCAGGTGTTTGGGGGATATCATACTGGCCATTGCGCCGCGGTTGAAGCTGTCTGTCAGCAAAAGTTGACAGCCTGGACACTAAACCATCCATTTATCGGTCAGCCGGCGGAGGAACGCTTGTCCAACGCGGATTTTAACTGGCCCACCAATTCGCGGTGGAACTCACCGAGGCGCGGTTTTTCACCGGGCAACCACGGTAGCGGCCGGCACAGTTCCATTGCCTTCAGCCCCAGCCGGGCCGTCAGCAACCCTGCCCCCATTCCCTGCGCGGCGCGGGCAGAGAGCCGGGCCGTGAGATCTTGGGATACCGAGTCCATACCGATTTCCCGTACCCATTCGCTAATACCGGCAAAAGCGATATTCACCAGCACCAGCCGGAACAGCCGGATGCGGCTGAAATAACCCAACTCAATACCGTAAAGCGCGGCTATACGGTTCACCAAGCGGAAATTACGCCAAGCGATAAAGCTCATGTCCACCAGCGCCAGCGGGCTAACGGCGACCAACAGCGTCGATTCCGCCGCAAATCGGCTGATAGTGAGCCGCACCTGGCGGTCAATGACCGGCTGGACCAATCTGGCGTAAAGCGCCACCACTTCCCGATCGCTCTGGCTATCGTGCAGCGCGGCCTGCCAGCGTTGCAGCGCGGGATGATCGGCGTCGATGCCCGCCTGGGCGGCAAGCCGCTGGCAAAACGCCCGCCCCTCGCCTAACGCATGGCTTTTTAGCAGGTCCGCCGCATGATCGCGTAGCGTCACCCTTTCGCGCAGGCGGTAAAGCCTGCGCCATTCGCCGCAAATCGCGCCGAGGGCCGCCAGCACGATGATGCCACCGGCTGTGAGCGCACCCAGGCTGAACCACTGCTGCTGCCAGGCGGTTACGAAAGCGCCGATGCCCTGCGCGACGCTGCTGAGCGCCAATAGGCCTACACCCGCCACCACCATCCGCCGCCACAGGTTGCGTTTTAGCGTCAACGCGTGGGTGAGCAGCGCCTCAGGCTTGCCGGTGTCGTCTTCCGCTACCTCCGAAGGATGGGGCACAAACCCCTCGCTGTCGGCGTGAGTAAAGTGCCTGGCGGCGCGCAGGCGCAGCGCCTCAGGCTCGTTCAGCGGCGAATCAAAATCAATACGCGGTCGGATAGGATCGGTCATCGTAATTTATCCCCCAGCAAAAACTCCATGACGGCATCCATGCGAATATGCGGTAACGGGGCGTCGCTCTCACGCGCCTACGGATGGAAGGCCTCGAACTGAAACTGCTGGTGTTGCCAAAAGGCGGGTCCCGGTAAGCGTGCCGGCACCTCTCCCGGATAAAACGTGAGCGGCGCTCCGTCCTCCAGCCGATCTCCTTTGAGCGCCGGCAGGCTTTGTCCCTGATGCATCACCGCGCCATTAAGCGTGGACTGAATCGCCACCACCCCGGCGCAATCCATACTGATGCCCTCAAAAGCGGCATTTTGCCAGGCGTCTTTCACCAACTGCTGCAACAGCGAGACCAGATTGGCGTGCTGATCGGCGGTCACATGATCCGCTTTGCTCGCGGCAAACATCAACTTATCAATACAGGGGGGAAATAGCCGGCGATACAGACTACGCTTGCCGTAATGAAAGCTGCGCATCAATTGCGTCAGCGCCAGACGCATGTCGTTAAAGGCATCGGGCCCCCGGTTGAGCGCCGCAATACCTTCATCGTAAGTAAAACGTGACAACCCCAGGTTACGCTGAGGCACCCGCCGCACGCCCAGCAGCCGGCCTTCGCGGGCCACATTGAACAACGGCAGGCGTGCGCCATGATTAGCCATAAGCAGCTGATTGACGAGCGAAGTAATAAACGTGGTCTTACCGCTACGGCTCAGGCCGGTCACCGACAGCCGCAGGTGCCGGTCAAGCCCGCGATTCACCAGCGCATTAAATTCGGTTTGCAGTATTTTCATCGGCGGTTTCCCTTTGCTCTTCCCTGTTTCTTCACGTCACGGCGTGCAGCTATTGTAGCGGAAACCGCAATGCCGTTCGCTTTTTTTGCCCGCCGTTGCGCGCCTTGAAACCCACGGCGCCGAGGCCAGCCCCAACGCGCGCCCTCTTCCGCTTAGCTCATCACTCCCCGCCTTGCAGGGAACGCCAGCCTGTCCGCAAGGCGTGGCGTCTGATCCCAGGGCTCAGCCGCCTGCGCCAGTAGCATCGATAAGACATTAGAAGGGAGGGATAGACGGTGCGCTTTAGGGGACCGGCGCAAGCCGCATCACCGCGGTGCGGTCGGGGACGCTCGATGCTCAACGGCGGCGAAACGGCCTGCCCGAGGTGGTACCACGACCGGCGGCGGGCGGCGGGATATACGGGCCAACAGCCGGGCGCTTACGGCGGCGGGGACTCGGCTCAACAACGCCAGCAGAAGAAAACGGACGAGCGCAATCATAGCTGACGAAACCGGTTACGCAGGCTAAAAGCCGGCGACGTGACATACTGTTCCACGCGGCGAGCCTGTTTAGAAATTTGTGTATTTGCCTGATTTTGATATGTTCAATCCAACATCAAAAACAGGTTAATTTATGGACGAAAAACAGTTGCAGGCTCTGGCTAACGAACTGGCCAAAAATCTCAAAACCCCTGAAGATCTCAGTCACTTCGATCGGCTGCTGAAAAAAATTAGCGTCGAAGCAGCTCTCAATGCCGAAATGATCCATCACCTCGGCTACGATAAAAATCAGCCTAAACCGGGGACCAACGCCCGCAACGGCTATTCCACAAAAACCGTTACCACTGGCGATGGCCCGCTGGCGCTGCGTACTCCGCGCGATCGTGACGGTTCCTTTGAACCGCAACTGGTGAAGAAGAACCAGACCCGGATTACCGGGATGGATAACCAGATTTTATCGTTGTACGCCAAAGGGATGACCACCCGCGAGATCGCCGCCGCGTTCAAAGAGCTGTATGACGCCGATGTCTCGCCGGCGCTGGTCTCAAAGGTCACCGATGCGGTCATGGAGCAGGTTGTCGAATGGCAAAACCGGCCTCTGGATGCAGTCTATCCCATTGTTTATCTTGACTGTATCGTTCTAAAAGTCCGGCAGGACAGCCGCATCATCAACAAATCTGTGTTCCTGGCGCTGGGCATCAACATCGAAGGCCAGAAAGAGTTGCTAGGTATGTGGCTGGCCGAAAATGAAGGCGCAAAGTTCTGGCTGAACGTGCTGACAGAGCTGAAAAACCGCGGCCTGAACGATATCCTTATCGCCTGCGTAGACGGGCTGAAAGGTTTCCCTGACGCTATTAACGCGGTGTATCCGGAGGCGCGGCTCCAGCTGTGTATCGTACATATGGTGCGCAACAGCCTGCGGTTCGTCTCCTGGAAGGACTACAAGGCCGTCACCCGCGACCTGAAAGCTATCTATCAGGCCCCTACGGAAGAAGCCGGCTTGCAGGCGCTGGAAGCGTTCTCCAGTGCCTGGGACATCCGCTACCCGCAAATAAGTCGAAGCTGGCAGGCAAACTGGGCCAATCTGGCCACGTTCTTTGCCTACCCAACGGGCATCCGCAAGGTGATCTACACGACCAACGCCATCGAGTCGTTAAACAGCGTGATCCGGCATGCCATCAAAAAGCGCAAGGTGTTCCCGACCGACGCCGCAGTGAAAAAGGTGGTGGGGCTGGCGATATAGGCGGCCTCACAGAAATGGACAATGCCTTTGAGGGACTGGCGCATGGCAATGAGCCGCTTTATTTAGTAGCTGTTTTCTGTGCCGCCTTCGGCACCGGAGCGGAAAACGGTGAATTTGCGCGTGTAGTGAAAGGCCTCCGGCGCAGCAACATCGGCGTCAAAGCTATACAACACCCCGCGTTTGCTGCCGTTGATTTCCACCCGGCGACTGTGAATGGTCAGCTCGTCGCGCAGTTTTTCGATAGCCTGTGGCGCACGGATAAGCAGCAGCCGAAACGGCAATTCGTAGCTCGTCACATACGGCAGGCTGTGCAGCGCCAGTCTGACGCGGGCAATTTCCCCGGCGTGCTGTTGCTGCACGATGAGCCACTGCTTGGCCTGATGCGGGGTTTCGCTGACCTGACCCTGTACACGATTCTGTGTAAATGCCTTTTCTCAGAAGTGACCGTCCAGGCGGTCACCGAACTCGATAATAAAGCGGCTCATTGCCATGCGCCAGTCCCTCAAAGGCATTGTCCATTTCTGTGAGGCCGCCTGTATCGCCAGCCACACCACCTTTTTCACTGCGTCGTCGGTCGGGAACACCTTGCGCTTTTTGATGGCATGCCGGATCACGCTGTTTAACGACTCGATGGCGTTGGTCGTGTAGATCACCTTGCGGATGTCCGTTGGGTAGGCAAAGAACGTGGCCAGATTGGCCCAGTTTGCCTGCCAGCTTCGACTTATTTGCGGGTAGCGGATGTCCCAGGCACTGGAGAACGCTTCCAGCGCCTGCAAGCCGGCTTCTTCCGTAGGGGCCTGATAGATAGCTTTCAGGTCGCGGGTGACGGCCTTGTAGTCCTTCCAGGAGACGAACCGCAGGCTGTTGCGCACCATATGTACGATACACAGCTGGAGCCGCGCCTCCGGATACACCGCGTTAATAGCGTCAGGGAAACCTTTCAGCCCGTCTACGCAGGCGATAAGGATATCGTTCAGGCCGCGGTTTTTCAGCTCTGTCAGCACGTTCAGCCAGAACTTTGCGCCTTCATTTTCGGCCAGCCACATACCTAGCAACTCTTTCTGGCCTTCGATGTTGATGCCCAGCGCCAGGAACACAGATTTGTTGATGATGCGGCTGTCCTGCCGGACTTTTAGAACGATACAGTCAAGATAAACAATGGGATAGACTGCATCCAGAGGCCGGTTTTGCCATTCGACAACCTGCTCCATGACCGCATCGGTAACCTTTGAGACCAGCGCCGGCGAGACATCGGCGTCATACAGCTCTTTGAACGCGGCGGCGATCTCGCGGGTGGTCATCCCTTTGGCGTACAACGATAAAATCTGGTTATCCATCCCGGTAATCCGGGTCTGGTTCTTCTTCACCAGTTGCGGTTCAAAGGAACCGTCACGATCGCGCGAAGTACGCAGCGCCAGCGGGCCATCGCCAGTGGTAACGGTTTTTGTGGAATAGCCGTTGCGGGCGTTGGTCCCCGGTTTAGGCTAATTTTTATCGTAGCCGAGGTGATGGGTCATTTCGGCATTGAGAGCTGCTTCGACGCTGATTTTTTTCAGCAGCCGATCGAAGTGACTGAGATCTTCAGGGGTTTTGAGATTTTTGGCCAGTTCGTTAGCCAGAGCCTGCAACTGTTTTTCGTCCATAAATTAACCTGTTTTTGATGTTGGATTGAACATATCAAAATCAGGCAAATACACAAATTTCTAAACAGGCTCTTTAACTATATAAAATATAAATGCATTGAGTATGTTTATCAACAAAATCGTTAATTGAAACTGTTTAAACGGCTTTCAAACTTACTCAAACCACGGCCAATCCAGTCCAGAATATAGTGCAAAAAACTCATTTTTCGCTCATTTTTTGCGACGAGTCCAAAATCCTTAAAATGGCTGTAAGCCGCGCCAGTAAAGGGCTTCCGGCTAATCCACCGTTCCCCCTGAGAGTCCAGAAATGCTTGCCACCCCACATAGACGGTGAAAGGCGTAGAGTGAAGGTCCAAAACTCTGCGCGCAGGGCGCGAAAAGTCCGAGGCGCTAGCGCTCAGGCAGATAAAAACGCTAAACGACAAAGAGATCGCTGACAGTTATTGAATATGATTGCTATTTGCATTTAAACTTTTCCCTCAACCACGACTTCAATGATATGGCGTTAACTATTTTGAATCAGACTCATCGCTTTTCCTGGCCGTTTATTGCGTCTGCCGGATTACACGCCTCTTTGGTCGCAGGATTACTTTATGCCACGGTCCCGCCGATGAGTTTACCTTCCGCCGTCGAGCAGCCCATGACCGTTATGCTGGTGGCGCCCGAACCGCAGCAGGCGCCGCCGGTTGAGCAACCGCCCGATCCGCAACCTGTGGCGCCGGAGCCGGAAGTTGCGCCGCAGCCCGTTCCTGAGCCGGAACCCGAACCTGTACCCGAGCCTCCGGCGCCGGTACAGGTGCCCAAACCCGTGCCGAAGCCCAAGCCAAAACCCAAACCCGAGCGGCACCGGGAGATCAAGCCGCGGACGCCAAAACCCGAGACGCGCCCGGCATCGCCCGCCCCCAGCGCGCCGCGGGCGACGTTTCGCACCGACCCTATTTATCCTCCGCGGGCCAGTGCGTTAGGGATTGAGGGCCGTGTTAGTGTGATGTATGACGTTGATGCCGAGGGTCGGGTGGAAAATATACGTATCGTTTCGGCCCAGCCGCGCAATATGTTCGAGCGCGGTATTCGTTTAGCGATGCGCCGCTGGACCTATGAGACCGGCAAGCCCACCGCTAATATGACGGTCAATTTCCAATTTGATATTAAGGGCGTCAGCAGCGGCGAATAGCGGGACGGGGCCGGCGCTAGGCCGGCTGTCCGCGGTCATTGTAGGGGGCCGGATGAACGGCCATATTGCCGCTGGCGCACGGCGAGCAAGGTGCAAATGAAGGTGCGGCCAACGGCAGGTGCCTTCGCGTTAAGAGAGGATGTAACGGCGGGTAAACAGGCCGGCACCGGCGCAGCCGCCGAACGAAAGGGGCTTAAGGGCGCCGTTGAGCTAGCGCTTGTCCGGCGGCAGCGGCTGGGGTTTGCCGCTGTTATCCACCGCGACGTAGGTAAACACCGCCTCGGTAGCCCGGTAGCGCTGGCCGATGGGCT from the Candidatus Sodalis pierantonius str. SOPE genome contains:
- the tyrR gene encoding transcriptional regulator TyrR; this encodes MRLEVACQDRLGLVREILDLLVSRTINLRGIGVVAAGRVYLNFTQLEFDVFRSLMAEIRRIDGVTDVRTVAFVPTERDSRAMQAILAAMPEAVLSIDLKGRVALSNPAAALLFNLSEEKLAGQSVSSLVGGFDFNRWLEDARPQPAAERVVIAGQDFLLDITPVQLPGDDGNIATVGGVVMLKSAVRMDRQLKDHSVHDDSAFSHLLASSERMRQVINHARKLAMLGAPLLIMGETGTGKDLLAHACHLRSARGRKPFLALNCAALPDEVAESELFGHAAGAYPNALESKRGFFEQADGGSVLLDEIAEMSPRMQNKLLRFLNDGTFRRVGEDKEMHVDVRVICTTQKNLLELVRDGHFREDLYYRLNVLTLTIPPLRERPEDIMPLASMFVARFCDEQGVALPRLAPDLAATLTLYPWPGNVRQLKNALYRAMAQREGATLCAEDIDLPDFSQALTLTDDLLDGSLDDISKRFERSVLTRLYGAYPSTRKLAKRLGVSHTAIANKLREYGLSGKKTDEDPAI
- a CDS encoding tyrosine-type recombinase/integrase encodes the protein MGLSLSDVLEKFRALNHGVSHIVADEKYSMFAKRTISEAFMKARRASGLTWEDTAPYFHEIRSLAARLYTEEKGKDYAQKLLGHKSSEMTDKYRDVRGAEWTEV
- the tpx gene encoding thiol peroxidase, whose translation is MSQTITLKGQPVTVAGTFLAPGAKAPDFLLVATDLSDVTLKSYTGKRKVLNIFPSVDTGTCATSVRKFNQLAGSLDNTLVLCISADLPFAQKRFCGTEGLERVIALSTLRDPAFRQHYGVAIDDGPMKGLAARAVVVLDEHDSVIYSQLVGEIATEPDYDAAHAALHA
- a CDS encoding YcjF family protein, translated to MTDPIRPRIDFDSPLNEPEALRLRAARHFTHADSEGFVPHPSEVAEDDTGKPEALLTHALTLKRNLWRRMVVAGVGLLALSSVAQGIGAFVTAWQQQWFSLGALTAGGIIVLAALGAICGEWRRLYRLRERVTLRDHAADLLKSHALGEGRAFCQRLAAQAGIDADHPALQRWQAALHDSQSDREVVALYARLVQPVIDRQVRLTISRFAAESTLLVAVSPLALVDMSFIAWRNFRLVNRIAALYGIELGYFSRIRLFRLVLVNIAFAGISEWVREIGMDSVSQDLTARLSARAAQGMGAGLLTARLGLKAMELCRPLPWLPGEKPRLGEFHRELVGQLKSALDKRSSAG
- a CDS encoding energy transducer TonB encodes the protein MALTILNQTHRFSWPFIASAGLHASLVAGLLYATVPPMSLPSAVEQPMTVMLVAPEPQQAPPVEQPPDPQPVAPEPEVAPQPVPEPEPEPVPEPPAPVQVPKPVPKPKPKPKPERHREIKPRTPKPETRPASPAPSAPRATFRTDPIYPPRASALGIEGRVSVMYDVDAEGRVENIRIVSAQPRNMFERGIRLAMRRWTYETGKPTANMTVNFQFDIKGVSSGE
- a CDS encoding IS5 family transposase, with the protein product MSKQAPAWTESTPPEHRGRPLHYTDMAIATVLMIKRVFNLSLRALQGFVDAIFKLMGLSLRCPDYSLVRRRAKTVDISIKTPTRGEISHLVIDGTGLKIFGEGEWKVRQHGAERRRVWRKLHLAVDSATHEIICADLSLSGTTDAQALPGLINQTHRKIREASADSAYDTRYCHDALLRKKIKPLIPPRSGAQYWPARYHERNHAVANQHLSGNNDTWKKKVGYHRRSLAETAMFRFKTLLGSHLSLHDYDAQVGEAMAMVKALNRITLLGMPNSVRIM